Proteins found in one Perca fluviatilis chromosome 9, GENO_Pfluv_1.0, whole genome shotgun sequence genomic segment:
- the LOC120565298 gene encoding cyclin-dependent kinase-like 5 isoform X3: MKIPDTGDVMNKFEVLGIVGEGAYGVVLKCRHKDTNEIVAIKKFKDSEENEEVKETTLRELKMLRTLKQENIVELKEAFRRRGKLYLVFEYVEKNMLELLEELPNGVPTDKARSYIFQLIRAIHWCHKHDIVHRDIKPENLLISSDDVLKLCDFGFARNLSEGTDANYTEYVATRWYRSPELLLGAPYGKAVDMWSVGCILGELSDGQPLFPGESEIDQLFTIQKVLGPLPPEQMKLFYNNPRFHGLRFPAVNHPQTLERRYLGIIGGALLDLLKNLLLLNPTERFLTEQSLNHHAFQTLRLVERPGPPTPTPVRSSKRKPHHGDNTTPSRSHGGKSSGSHRSSSRECSSLPRHEDPHPSNDGFLNGNMPAAINLSPTLHPKNYQPQIFNHSASCNVDLASSNLPHLLSPGEVKSKGDFDMNLGSKVSDGPGAKYLKSNFRSQQNRHSFVEGKTNTLQSGEKHSRHSYMESHSSTPSSSKFAYLNLSKSYGTLSDAKSVGNLNDVHLYADEPTSRYFPTSCLDLTAPSSPAARRADRLGPGTAGRGSMRAERESNTLDSSCRRSSTRHKASEEAKSADALDSGESGVERSHGHSLSAPHDPLPYGQGYTSPFSSQQRPHRHSMYVRRDHQRTHGAEEGLVVGQGMPTRASSLQLLSPQLQHRTLPRHSGGTSREEDMSRVSHQPTSNLSNLKSEQAPTEVTHGRPPIRDSTRDNTASFHTQRQKSEVGLYHDQQTEDGGSSKENRNIYSESMPRRVGSFYRVPSPRPDNSFHDSRGQSRGSGLSGDGSNLTNHSKRQPAFDPWTGPDTVVLNPSEPSKEKEKQGFFRAIKKKKKKSQMMQVPEGRPPVIKKCLFPLFSPKNNIKHSSSVRVLPVVSSPMVPSEGVDTVIQKSSRSSGHQSSRHRTRDKSRDRDQDRDRDKDWPPEKLSDSHSPSQPLKSLRKLLHLSSSSSNQTAQSDMRYQPLPNPASAQGGFTESRGHSGVSTPQLKSRQTAYPLPGQLESGWHTSALARPDGNPYPEQMSIKGGQNGHGFGRPSRSRMPNLNDLKETAL, encoded by the exons GACACCAATGAAATTGTGGCCATTAAGAAATTCAAGGACAGTGAAG AAAATGAGGAGGTTAAAGAAACAACGCTACGGGAGCTTAAGATGCTCCGCACCCTCAAGCAGGAGAATATTGTTGAGTTGAAAGAGGCCTTCCGCAGAAGAGGAAAGCTATATCTCGTCTTTGAGTATGTGGAGAAG AACATGCTCGAGCTGCTTGAGGAGTTACCCAATGGTGTGCCGACTGACAAAGCGCGCAGCTACATCTTCCAGTTAATCAGAGCAATTCACTGGTGCCATAAGCATGACATAGTTCATAGAG ACATAAAGCCAGAAAACCTTCTCATCAGCTCTGATGACGTCCTCAAGCTATGTGACTTCG GCTTTGCACGTAATCTCTCTGAGGGGACTGATGCCAATTACACTGAGTATGTGGCCACTAGATGGTACCGCTCTCCAGAGCTCCTACTTGG GGCTCCTTACGGGAAAGCAGTGGACATGTGGTCAGTGGGCTGCATCTTAGGAGAGCTGAGTGACGGGCAGCCTCTGTTCCCGGGAGAGAGTGAGATTGACCAGCTCTTTACCATCCAGAAAGTGTTGGGACCCCTGCCACCAGAACAGATGAAGCTCTTCTATAACAATCCTCGCTTCCATGGGCTGCGG TTCCCTGCTGTGAACCACCCCCAAACCTTGGAGCGCAGATACCTGGGAATCATCGGCGGAGCCCTGCTGGACCTGCTGAAG AACCTGCTATTGCTGAACCCGACAGAACGCTTTCTCACAGAGCAGAGCCTGAACCACCACGCCTTCCAGACCCTGCGGCTGGTGGAGCGGCCCGGCCCACCCACACCTACACCTGTACGCTCCTCCAAGAGAAAACCTCACCATGGAGACAACACCACCCCCAGCAG GAGCCATGGGGGAAAGAGCTCAGGAAGTCACCGCTCCAGCAGCAGAGAGTGCTCTAGCTTGCCCCGGCACGAAGACCCCCACCCCAGCAACGACGGCTTTCTCAACGGCAACATGCCTGCAGCGATCAACCTCAGTCCCACCCTTCATCCCAAGAACTACCAGCCGCAGATCTTCAACCACTCTGCATCGTGCAATGTGGACCTGGCCAGCAGCAACCTGCCTCATCTGCTCAGCCCTGGCGAAGTCAAGAGCAAGGGCGACTTCGACATGAACCTGGGGTCCAAGGTGTCCGACGGCCCCGGAGCCAAGTACCTCAAATCCAACTTCCGCTCACAACAGAACCGCCATTCTTTTGTTGAGGGGAAGACCAACACGCTTCAATCAGGGGAGAAACACAGTCGTCACAGCTACATGGAGTCCCACAGCTCCACGCCCTCCTCCTCCAAGTTCGCCTACCTTAACTTGTCCAAAAGTTATGGCACACTTAGCGATGCCAAGTCAGTGGGGAACTTAAATGATGTGCATCTTTATGCCGATGAGCCTACATCTCGCTATTTTCCCACGAGCTGCCTCGACCTCACAGCCCCGAGCAGCCCAGCAGCCCGCCGAGCAGACAGACTGGGACCCGGCACTGCTGGCAGAGGAAGCATGCGcgcagaaagagagagcaacACCCTGGACTCGTCCTGCAGGCGCTCCTCCACCCGCCACAAGGCTTCAGAGGAGGCCAAGTCGGCAGATGCCCTAGACTCTGGGGAAAGTGGTGTCGAAAGGAGCCATGGTCACTCTCTGTCCGCCCCACACGACCCTCTGCCTTACGGTCAGGGATACACCAGCCCTTTCTCCTCCCAGCAGCGGCCGCACCGCCACTCCATGTACGTACGGAGGGACCATCAGAGGACGCACGGGGCGGAGGAGGGGCTGGTGGTGGGGCAGGGCATGCCCACAAGAGCCAGCAGCCTCCAGCTACTGTCTCCGCAGCTGCAGCACCGCACGCTGCCCCGCCACTCTGGGGGCACATCCAGAGAGGAAGACATGAGCAGGGTCAGTCATCAGCCCACATCCAACCTCTCCAACCTTAAG AGCGAACAGGCACCCACTGAGGTCACCCACGGCAGACCCCCAATAAGGGACTCCACAAGGGACAACACAGCATCTTTTCACACACAGCGGCAAAAAAGCGAG GTTGGCTTATACCATGACCAGCAAACAGAAGATGGGGGCTCTTCTAAAGAGAACCGCAACATCTACAGTGAATCCATGCCTAGGAGGGTGGGCAGCTTCTACAGAG TCCCTTCTCCCCGGCCAGACAACTCCTTCCACGATAGCAGGGGTCAGAGCCGGGGCTCTGGCCTGTCCGGAGACGGCAGCAATTTGACGAACCACTCCAAACGTCAGCCGGCATTTGACCCCTG gaCTGGCCCAGATACTGTAGTACTGAACCCCTCTGAGCCATCCAAAGAAAAGGAGAAGCAGGGTTTCTTCAGAgcaataaagaagaaaaagaaaaaatctcaAATG ATGCAAGTCCCTGAGGGAAGGCCTCCTGTCATCAAGAAATGtcttttccctctgtttagcCCAAAGAATAACATAAAGCATAGTTCCTCTGTGCGAGTCCTCCCTGTAGTGTCCTCTCCCATG GTTCCAAGTGAAGGGGTGGATACAGTCATCCAGAAGTCCTCCAGGTCCTCCGGTCACCAGAGCAGCCGCCACAGGACCCGCGACAAGAGCAGAGACCGGGACCAAGACCGAGACAGGGATAAGGACTGGCCGCCTGAGAAACTCTCTGATTCACACTCTCCG AGTCAGCCACTGAAGTCTCTGCGCAAACTCCTGCACctttcatcctcatcctccaaCCAGACTGCACAGTCTGATATGCGCTACCAGCCGCTGCCTAACCCAGCCTCTGCTCAAGGTGGTTTCACAGAAAGCCGTGGTCACTCAGGGGTCAGTACGCCCCAGCTGAAGAGCCGACAGACAGCCTACCCGCTGCCCG
- the LOC120565298 gene encoding cyclin-dependent kinase-like 5 isoform X7, whose protein sequence is MKIPDTGDVMNKFEVLGIVGEGAYGVVLKCRHKDTNEIVAIKKFKDSEENEEVKETTLRELKMLRTLKQENIVELKEAFRRRGKLYLVFEYVEKNMLELLEELPNGVPTDKARSYIFQLIRAIHWCHKHDIVHRDIKPENLLISSDDVLKLCDFGFARNLSEGTDANYTEYVATRWYRSPELLLGAPYGKAVDMWSVGCILGELSDGQPLFPGESEIDQLFTIQKVLGPLPPEQMKLFYNNPRFHGLRFPAVNHPQTLERRYLGIIGGALLDLLKNLLLLNPTERFLTEQSLNHHAFQTLRLVERPGPPTPTPVRSSKRKPHHGDNTTPSRSHGGKSSGSHRSSSRECSSLPRHEDPHPSNDGFLNGNMPAAINLSPTLHPKNYQPQIFNHSASCNVDLASSNLPHLLSPGEVKSKGDFDMNLGSKVSDGPGAKYLKSNFRSQQNRHSFVEGKTNTLQSGEKHSRHSYMESHSSTPSSSKFAYLNLSKSYGTLSDAKSVGNLNDVHLYADEPTSRYFPTSCLDLTAPSSPAARRADRLGPGTAGRGSMRAERESNTLDSSCRRSSTRHKASEEAKSADALDSGESGVERSHGHSLSAPHDPLPYGQGYTSPFSSQQRPHRHSMYVRRDHQRTHGAEEGLVVGQGMPTRASSLQLLSPQLQHRTLPRHSGGTSREEDMSRVSHQPTSNLSNLKSEQAPTEVTHGRPPIRDSTRDNTASFHTQRQKSEVGLYHDQQTEDGGSSKENRNIYSESMPRRVGSFYRVPSPRPDNSFHDSRGQSRGSGLSGDGSNLTNHSKRQPAFDPWTGPDTVVLNPSEPSKEKEKQGFFRAIKKKKKKSQMVPSEGVDTVIQKSSRSSGHQSSRHRTRDKSRDRDQDRDRDKDWPPEKLSDSHSPSQPLKSLRKLLHLSSSSSNQTAQSDMRYQPLPNPASAQGGFTESRGHSGVSTPQLKSRQTAYPLPGQLESGWHTSALARPDGNPYPEQMSIKGGQNGHGFGRPSRSRMPNLNDLKETAL, encoded by the exons GACACCAATGAAATTGTGGCCATTAAGAAATTCAAGGACAGTGAAG AAAATGAGGAGGTTAAAGAAACAACGCTACGGGAGCTTAAGATGCTCCGCACCCTCAAGCAGGAGAATATTGTTGAGTTGAAAGAGGCCTTCCGCAGAAGAGGAAAGCTATATCTCGTCTTTGAGTATGTGGAGAAG AACATGCTCGAGCTGCTTGAGGAGTTACCCAATGGTGTGCCGACTGACAAAGCGCGCAGCTACATCTTCCAGTTAATCAGAGCAATTCACTGGTGCCATAAGCATGACATAGTTCATAGAG ACATAAAGCCAGAAAACCTTCTCATCAGCTCTGATGACGTCCTCAAGCTATGTGACTTCG GCTTTGCACGTAATCTCTCTGAGGGGACTGATGCCAATTACACTGAGTATGTGGCCACTAGATGGTACCGCTCTCCAGAGCTCCTACTTGG GGCTCCTTACGGGAAAGCAGTGGACATGTGGTCAGTGGGCTGCATCTTAGGAGAGCTGAGTGACGGGCAGCCTCTGTTCCCGGGAGAGAGTGAGATTGACCAGCTCTTTACCATCCAGAAAGTGTTGGGACCCCTGCCACCAGAACAGATGAAGCTCTTCTATAACAATCCTCGCTTCCATGGGCTGCGG TTCCCTGCTGTGAACCACCCCCAAACCTTGGAGCGCAGATACCTGGGAATCATCGGCGGAGCCCTGCTGGACCTGCTGAAG AACCTGCTATTGCTGAACCCGACAGAACGCTTTCTCACAGAGCAGAGCCTGAACCACCACGCCTTCCAGACCCTGCGGCTGGTGGAGCGGCCCGGCCCACCCACACCTACACCTGTACGCTCCTCCAAGAGAAAACCTCACCATGGAGACAACACCACCCCCAGCAG GAGCCATGGGGGAAAGAGCTCAGGAAGTCACCGCTCCAGCAGCAGAGAGTGCTCTAGCTTGCCCCGGCACGAAGACCCCCACCCCAGCAACGACGGCTTTCTCAACGGCAACATGCCTGCAGCGATCAACCTCAGTCCCACCCTTCATCCCAAGAACTACCAGCCGCAGATCTTCAACCACTCTGCATCGTGCAATGTGGACCTGGCCAGCAGCAACCTGCCTCATCTGCTCAGCCCTGGCGAAGTCAAGAGCAAGGGCGACTTCGACATGAACCTGGGGTCCAAGGTGTCCGACGGCCCCGGAGCCAAGTACCTCAAATCCAACTTCCGCTCACAACAGAACCGCCATTCTTTTGTTGAGGGGAAGACCAACACGCTTCAATCAGGGGAGAAACACAGTCGTCACAGCTACATGGAGTCCCACAGCTCCACGCCCTCCTCCTCCAAGTTCGCCTACCTTAACTTGTCCAAAAGTTATGGCACACTTAGCGATGCCAAGTCAGTGGGGAACTTAAATGATGTGCATCTTTATGCCGATGAGCCTACATCTCGCTATTTTCCCACGAGCTGCCTCGACCTCACAGCCCCGAGCAGCCCAGCAGCCCGCCGAGCAGACAGACTGGGACCCGGCACTGCTGGCAGAGGAAGCATGCGcgcagaaagagagagcaacACCCTGGACTCGTCCTGCAGGCGCTCCTCCACCCGCCACAAGGCTTCAGAGGAGGCCAAGTCGGCAGATGCCCTAGACTCTGGGGAAAGTGGTGTCGAAAGGAGCCATGGTCACTCTCTGTCCGCCCCACACGACCCTCTGCCTTACGGTCAGGGATACACCAGCCCTTTCTCCTCCCAGCAGCGGCCGCACCGCCACTCCATGTACGTACGGAGGGACCATCAGAGGACGCACGGGGCGGAGGAGGGGCTGGTGGTGGGGCAGGGCATGCCCACAAGAGCCAGCAGCCTCCAGCTACTGTCTCCGCAGCTGCAGCACCGCACGCTGCCCCGCCACTCTGGGGGCACATCCAGAGAGGAAGACATGAGCAGGGTCAGTCATCAGCCCACATCCAACCTCTCCAACCTTAAG AGCGAACAGGCACCCACTGAGGTCACCCACGGCAGACCCCCAATAAGGGACTCCACAAGGGACAACACAGCATCTTTTCACACACAGCGGCAAAAAAGCGAG GTTGGCTTATACCATGACCAGCAAACAGAAGATGGGGGCTCTTCTAAAGAGAACCGCAACATCTACAGTGAATCCATGCCTAGGAGGGTGGGCAGCTTCTACAGAG TCCCTTCTCCCCGGCCAGACAACTCCTTCCACGATAGCAGGGGTCAGAGCCGGGGCTCTGGCCTGTCCGGAGACGGCAGCAATTTGACGAACCACTCCAAACGTCAGCCGGCATTTGACCCCTG gaCTGGCCCAGATACTGTAGTACTGAACCCCTCTGAGCCATCCAAAGAAAAGGAGAAGCAGGGTTTCTTCAGAgcaataaagaagaaaaagaaaaaatctcaAATG GTTCCAAGTGAAGGGGTGGATACAGTCATCCAGAAGTCCTCCAGGTCCTCCGGTCACCAGAGCAGCCGCCACAGGACCCGCGACAAGAGCAGAGACCGGGACCAAGACCGAGACAGGGATAAGGACTGGCCGCCTGAGAAACTCTCTGATTCACACTCTCCG AGTCAGCCACTGAAGTCTCTGCGCAAACTCCTGCACctttcatcctcatcctccaaCCAGACTGCACAGTCTGATATGCGCTACCAGCCGCTGCCTAACCCAGCCTCTGCTCAAGGTGGTTTCACAGAAAGCCGTGGTCACTCAGGGGTCAGTACGCCCCAGCTGAAGAGCCGACAGACAGCCTACCCGCTGCCCG